From the Exiguobacterium marinum DSM 16307 genome, the window CACCTGCGGCGAGAGCCGGCGAGATGCCTAGCGCCGTCCCGATTCCGAACAAGGCGACACCGACCGTACCGACTGTCGTAAATGCGCTTCCTGTGAATGTTGAGACGATCATCGTAATTAATAAGACACTTGGTAAAAACCATTCAGCAGAGATTGTATTTAATCCGATGGAGAGGATCGTCGCGACCGTTCCGGACATTTGCCATACCCCGATGAGCATCCCAATCAACAACAGAATCAACACCGGCATAATCGCTTCACGAATCCCGTTGATCATTGCTGTTTCAATCTGTTTGAAGTCGCGTGAACGATAATACGCGTATCCACCTACTATTACCATTGTGCCAAAAATCGCCATGTGTGGCGTCGCTTTGGCCAAAAACATCAGTGCGAGCAAGGTGATCCCGCTCATTAACACGACGAATACAGCTTCTTTTCCTTTCATCTGCATCGACGTCCCCTCCTTTCGTTATATCCTAATTATTTATTATTCCACCTAACCGCTTAAACGCTTTTATGCACAAAAGCGAGTTAGTGATGTTTTTTACTATACTCGCTTCCTTTCTCCCTGTCAAACGACTTTTTATGATAAATTAAATGCTTGAGGGTGACCTCCGGAGTTCGTAACCTCCTCCGACATCAAAACTAGCGAAAAGGAAGTGTGCTTCATGCAACACGAAAAAGCATTGGTCGTCTTTAGTGGTGGCCAAGATTCAACCACTTGCCTGTTTTGGGCAAAACAACAATTCTCTCATGTGGAGGCGGTGACGTTCGCATATGGTCAACGCCATGATGCGGAAATCGAGGTCGCAAAAGAAATTGCGACAGAACTCGATGTCCCACACCACATCCTCGATTTGTCCCTACTCGGACAACTCACATCGAATGCGCTCACGAGACACGATCTCGACATCGACAATGCGGACGTCCCAAACACGTTCGTTGATGGACGCAACCATCTATTTTTATCATTCGCGGCCGTCATGGCCAAACAACTCGGTATGCACCACATCGTGACCGGTGTATGTGAAACGGACTTTTCAGGTTACCCGGATTGCCGAGACCAATTCATCAAATCACTCAACGTGACACTCAATTTAGCGATGGATTATCCATTCGTCATCGACACACCGCTCATGTGGCTCGATAAAAAAGAAACGTGGGCACTCGCCGACAAGCTCGGTGCGTTCGACTATGTCAAAGAACGCACGCTCACTTGCTACAACGGTGTCATCGGTTCAGGTTGTGGAGAATGTCCGGCGTGTATCCTTCGCCAAAACGGACTCACAGCTTATGAGGAGGTGCGCGTATGAAACATGCTCCGTTCCTCGCTCCGACAAGTGTCGAATCAAAACAAGAAGGATCGCTCATCTACTGTCCGCATCGCGTTCAAATCGTCAAAGAAGTGACGTTCGACGCGGCGCACCATCTATTTGATTATGACGGCAAATGTCGTGCCCTTCATGGTCATACGTACAAACTCCAGATGGGTGTCAGCGGCTTTCTCGACAATCGTGGGATGACACTCGACTTTGGTGACTTGAAGACCATCTTTAAAGAAGAGCTTGAGCCTTATCTCGATCATCGCTATTTGAACGAGTCACTCCCTTATATGAATACAACTGCAGAAAACATGTGCTATTGGATTTTTGAACAGTTGGCGACACACTTGCCGAATGAACGCGACGTCCGCGTCGAATTCGTCCGTTTGTATGAAACGCCGACGTCGTACGCTGAGTTCCGCCGTGAATGGTTGGTGGAATCGTGAAAATCCCTGTTCTTGAAGTGTTTGGACCGACCTTCCAAGGAGAAGGCCGCGCCATCGGACAAAAGACGATGTTCGTCCGGACCGCCGGTTGCGATTATCGCTGTTCGTGGTGCGATTCCGCCTTCACGTGGGACGGTTCAGAAAAACCGGATATGCTGACAGCAGACGAGGTGATTGCACGCCTTGACGCACTCGGTATGTATGATTACGTCACCATCTCGGGAGGCAACCCGCTCCTCATCGCGGCTATGGAAGACCTCGTCGTGAAGTTGAAAGAACGTGGCATCACATTAGCTGTCGAGACACAAGGTAGCCGCTATCAAGACTGGATCACACAAATCGACGACGTGACCCTCAGTCCGAAGCCCCCGTCGTCTGGTATGAAGACAAACTGGGAACAACTCGATGCGATCGTCGAACGGTTGCGCCCGGAGCAAACGACATTTAAAGTCGCTGTCTTTGATGAAGTGGATCTTGCCTACGCAAAAGAAGTGCAACAGCGCTACTCACCGGACGTCATGTATTTATCTGCCGGTAACCCAGAGCCGGGTGCTGATGGTGATATCACCGATGCCCAGCTTCGTCGTTTGAAACAACTGTGGAAAGACGTCGCATGCGACCCGTCTTGGCAAAGCGTCCGTGTCCTACCGCAACTACACACATTATTGTACGCCAACGAACGTGGCGTGTAAGGAGAATGAACATGAGACCAGAAGACTTACAAGACCTCTCCCTCCTCGGACAGAAGAGCGTCCCTTATATTTTTGAATACACACCGGACGTACTTGAGGCGTTCCCGAACCGTCACCCGGAGAATGATTACTTCGTCAAATTCAACGCACCGGAATTCACGTCCCTGTGCCCGATTACGAATCAACCGGACTTTGCGACAATCTACATTTCGTACATCCCGGATGAGAAGCTCGTCGAGTCGAAGTCGTTGAAACTGTACTTGTTCAGCTTCCGTAACCACGGCGACTTCCACGAGAACTGCATCAACGTCATCGGGAAAGACCTCGTCAAGTTGATGGAGCCGCGCTATCTCGAAGTGTGGGGTAAATTCACACCGCGTGGCGGCATCTCGATCGACCCATACTACAACTACGGAAAACCGCACACGAAATACGAAAAAATGGCAGAACATCGTCTGTTCAACCATGACCTCTACCCTGAGACGATCGACAATCGTTAATTGAAAAGTAGGCGCTCCATGTGGGGTCGCCTACTTTTTTTGATAGCGATGAATCTGTCGTTTAATCGGTTCACGAAACACCGTCGCGATGAGCGTCAATACGAGCATGATTCCGAATGCCAAGGCGATGAGCGTCCAATCACCGCTAGCGATACTACTTCCGAGAAAATTGTTTGCGAACGCCCCCGGAATCATGCCGACGACGGTCGCAAACAGATACGCCGGCACCTTTACTTTCGCCAAACCTGAAGCGTAGCTGACCAAATCGAAATTGACGAGTGGAATGAGGCGTAAGATGAGGACATAAAAGAATCCGTCTTCTTCGATTTTTTGTTGAATCGCTTCATAGTTCGTCGATTCAAAATGATGCAGGAAACGATCGCCGAAATAGATAGCCACATAATAAGCGACGAGAGCACTTAGCGTCGCTCCGATGACAGTATAGATGACGCCAGGTATGATCCCGAATGCCAAACCGCCGGCGACCGACAGGACCGATGTCGGAAACAGGATGAGCGGTCGAATGGTGAATAAAATGA encodes:
- the queC gene encoding 7-cyano-7-deazaguanine synthase QueC, which gives rise to MQHEKALVVFSGGQDSTTCLFWAKQQFSHVEAVTFAYGQRHDAEIEVAKEIATELDVPHHILDLSLLGQLTSNALTRHDLDIDNADVPNTFVDGRNHLFLSFAAVMAKQLGMHHIVTGVCETDFSGYPDCRDQFIKSLNVTLNLAMDYPFVIDTPLMWLDKKETWALADKLGAFDYVKERTLTCYNGVIGSGCGECPACILRQNGLTAYEEVRV
- the queD gene encoding 6-carboxytetrahydropterin synthase QueD, with amino-acid sequence MKHAPFLAPTSVESKQEGSLIYCPHRVQIVKEVTFDAAHHLFDYDGKCRALHGHTYKLQMGVSGFLDNRGMTLDFGDLKTIFKEELEPYLDHRYLNESLPYMNTTAENMCYWIFEQLATHLPNERDVRVEFVRLYETPTSYAEFRREWLVES
- the queE gene encoding 7-carboxy-7-deazaguanine synthase QueE — encoded protein: MVGGIVKIPVLEVFGPTFQGEGRAIGQKTMFVRTAGCDYRCSWCDSAFTWDGSEKPDMLTADEVIARLDALGMYDYVTISGGNPLLIAAMEDLVVKLKERGITLAVETQGSRYQDWITQIDDVTLSPKPPSSGMKTNWEQLDAIVERLRPEQTTFKVAVFDEVDLAYAKEVQQRYSPDVMYLSAGNPEPGADGDITDAQLRRLKQLWKDVACDPSWQSVRVLPQLHTLLYANERGV
- the queF gene encoding preQ(1) synthase, with translation MRPEDLQDLSLLGQKSVPYIFEYTPDVLEAFPNRHPENDYFVKFNAPEFTSLCPITNQPDFATIYISYIPDEKLVESKSLKLYLFSFRNHGDFHENCINVIGKDLVKLMEPRYLEVWGKFTPRGGISIDPYYNYGKPHTKYEKMAEHRLFNHDLYPETIDNR
- a CDS encoding TVP38/TMEM64 family protein, translated to MKKWKTQWMIAFVLLLFGTATFLYQWIDVSPGDIRDYIIQFGWLAPLIYIILFTIRPLILFPTSVLSVAGGLAFGIIPGVIYTVIGATLSALVAYYVAIYFGDRFLHHFESTNYEAIQQKIEEDGFFYVLILRLIPLVNFDLVSYASGLAKVKVPAYLFATVVGMIPGAFANNFLGSSIASGDWTLIALAFGIMLVLTLIATVFREPIKRQIHRYQKK